The DNA sequence GCAGCTTGACCTCACGGACCGCGGCGTGCGCATGGTGCCGGACGGCGCGGTGAGCGGACGCATCGCCGCCGATGCGCTTGACCTCGGCCTCTTCGAGTCCCTCACCGCCGGCGTTGGCGGCGCGCGCGGGACGATGCGCGTCGGCCTCACGCTCGGCGGCACCTGGGCACAGCCGACGGCCGTCGGCGACCTGCGCGTGAGCAACGGCGCCCTCACGCCGCCCGGCCTCGGTCAGGTGCGCTGGCGCAACGTCGAAGCCGACATCGGCTTCCTCGGCGACTCGATCGCCGTGCGCAGCGTGTCGCTCAACTCGCCGGTGCAGGGCATCTCGCGTGCGGGGCGACTGACGCTCAACGGCTGGCTGTCCCTGCGCGACCGCGAGAATCCCAGCCTCGATGTGCGGGCCACCAGCCGCGGCTTCAACGTGTACGCGCAGCCCGGCACCGCCGAGGTGGACCTCAGCGGCGAGCTGCGCCTTGCCGGCAGCCTCGACGAAGCCACGCTGCGCGGATTCCTCACGGCCGACCGTGCGATCATCGGCATTCCCGAGCTGGCCGCCAAGGACGTCATCTCGCTGCAGGGGCCGGACCGCTTCGCCGCGCTCGACACGCTGACGCTCAACGGCAACGGCAACGGCCAGCGTGGGCTGCCGCCGTTCCTGCAGAACCTCGTCGTCGCGAACGTCCCGATCGCGATGGGTGGTGACGTGTGGATCCGCTCGAGCGAGGCGAACATCAACCTCGGCGGGCAGCTGACGGTCACGCGCGGCCGCATCACGCGCGGTCCCGACGCGGGACGCGTGCAGCTGGCCATCACCGGCCCGCTGGAGACGGTGCGCGGTACGTATCGCCTCAACCTCGGACCCGTGCAGCGCACCTTCACCGTGGAGCAGGGCGAGATCCGCTTCTTCGGCGAGACCGAGCTCAATCCCACGCTGAACATCTCGGCCCTGCACACCGTGCGGCAGTACTCGGAGCAGGGTGTGCGGCCGGATGTGCGCGTGCGCGTACACCTGGGCGGCACGCTCCGGCAACCGACGGCTGAACTCTCGACCCCGGACTCGATGCGCGTCACGAACTCCGACCTCGTGAGTTACCTCGTGACGGGCGGCCCGAGCTTCGAGATCGCGCGCGACGGCAACGTGTCGGCCACGGCGGCGCGCGTCTTCCTCGGCTCGCTGGGCTCGGTGCTCGGCAGCAAGGTCGCCGGCGGCCTCTGCGACGATGCACAGGTCACCACGGCCGGCCTCGATGCATACCAAGGCAGTGCCCGCGACGTCGGCGGCGGCATCCTCTCGGGCTCGCGCTTCAACTGCGCCAAGCAGGTCGGCGACCGCGCCTTCGTGCGTCTCGACGCGGGGCTCTGCGGCGTCGGCCAGTTCGTCTCGCAGAACGGCGGCAGCAACGCGCTGCCGTTCGGCGACGCCCTCGGCGTGAAGTTCGACTACCTCCTCGGCCGCGGCTTCAGCGCCTCGATCGGTGTGGAGCCGCCGACCAGCGCGATGCTCTGCGCGTCCGATGCCACGAACTCGGCGCGCGGTTTCGTGCCCACGCCGCGGCAGGTGGGTGTGGATCTCTTCCGTGCGTGGCGGTTCTGAGATGCGCGCCCCGCTGCTGATCGTGAACCCCGCGGCGCGCGGCGGGCGCTCCGCCGAAGCCGCGGCGCTCACGGCGTGTCGTGCCGCGGGCCTCGAGCCGCGACTGCGCCGCACGACGGCCGCCGGCCACGCGGCGCAGATCGCCGCCGCCGAAGCCGATGGCGATTCCGTGCTCGTGCTCGGCGGCGACGGCACCGTGATGGAAGTGGTGGGCGCGTTGGTGGGGCGCGGCATCGCCGTGGGCGTGCTGCCGGGCGGCACGGGCAACCAGCTTGCACGGCATCTCGGCATTCCGCTCGACGTCTCCCGTGCCGTGCGCGCGGTCGCAGATGCCGAGGTCGCCGCGATGGATCTCGGGCGCCTCGGCGACGGCCGCTACTTCTCGCTCACGGCCGGCTTCGGGCTCGACGCGGCGATGATCGCGGGCGCGAATCCAGCGGCCAAGCGTCGCTTCGGGGTCGCCGCATATGTGTGGAGCGCGGCGCTGGCCCTGCCGGGCATGCGCTCGTTCCGCGTGCGTGCCGTCGTGGACGGCGAGTCGCTCGACGTCGACGTGGCGTTGGCCATGATCGCGAACGTGGGCGCGGTGATGGACGGCCGGTTCGGGCTCGGCCCCGACATCACGCCGACGGACGGGCAACTCGACCTCTGCCTCTTCTCGGCGGCCGGCGTCGGGGATGGGATGGGGCTCGCGTGGCGCATGGCGCGCCGAGATTTCCGACCGGACCGGCGGATGACCTTTCGCCGCGGCCGGCACATCCGCCTCGAGGCGGCGGCCAACGTGCCGGCACAAGCGGATGGCGAGCTGCTCCGCGTGCCGATACTCGAGGCGTCGGTGGTGCCGGCGGCGGCGCGCTTCCTCGCGCCCAGGCCGACGTTTGCCCCGGCGCAGCCCGTTCCGTACGTTCCGAATCCCCACCACGCGCTGGATCGGCGGTGATGCAGGAGCACCATTCCACGGGGATCATCCCCGACGCTACGCTGGAGCCGCGCCTGCGGGCGCTGCTGCGCGAGCTCCCGCCCGCGCAGGCCGCGGTGCTCGAGGAGCTCTGGCGGGAGCGCGAGCGCCTGTTGGGTTTGGCCGAGCAGCATCGGCTGGTGATGCAGTCCGTCACGGACGGCGTCCTCGTGACCACGATCGGCGGCGTCATCGAGTACGCCAACGAGGCGGCGCACCAGCTCTTCGTCAACCGACGCGTCCTGCGCGACCAACGCCTGCCCGAGCTCGTCGCGCGTGAGGAGCAGGTCCAGCTGCGCGAGTACGTGCAGCGTGCCGCCGAGGGCGATGCGGTGCGGGCGCAGTGCACCGTGGTGCGGCCTGACGGCGACCTGCGCCGCCTCAACCTGAGCATCAGCCCGCTGCGCGAGCACGGACACGTGAGTGCTTTGGTGGTTTCGCTCACCGACTTCACGGATGAGGCGCGCGCCCGCGACGAGGTCGCCGCCTCGAACGCGCGCTTCCGCGACCTCGCCGAGGTCGCGACGGACGGGATCTGGACGGTGGACCGCCGGGGCCTGTTCACCTCGGTCAATCCGGCGACGCTCGAGCTCGCGGGCCGCAGCCGCAGCGAGATGCTCGGCCGCAGCGCGATCCCGATGATCGCACCGGAGGATCAGTCCGCCGTCGCCGGCCACTTCCGGGCCGTGCTCGGCGGCAAGCGCGAGCGCTACGAGTGCCACATCATCCGCAAGGATGGCTCGCGCCGCCTGGTCGCGGTGGCGAACAGTCCGATCGTCACGCGCGGCACGGTCACGGGCATCCTCGGCGTGGTCCGCGACCTCACCGACGAGCGGACGCGCAGCGTCGCCTTCGAGCGGCTGGAAGCCACGCACACGCGGCTCGTCGACTCCGCCGAAGACGCCATCGCGACCATCGACGAGGACGGCCGCTTCACCTCCGTGAACCGCGCGCTCGAGAAGGTGAGCGGCAAGCCGCGGAGCGCGCTCATCGGCACCAATTTCGTCGAGATCCTGCGGCCCTCGGAGCGGGCCGACCTCTGGCGCCTGTTCGCCGCCACGTTGGGTGGCGAACGGCAGCGCCGCGAGCTGCGCTTCACGCGGCCGGACGGCGCCCAGCGCATCGCCGCGGTGCTGGCCACGCCGCTCGTCGAGCACGGACGCGTCACCGGCGTGCTCGCCGTCGCCCGCGACGTGACCGACGAGCGCAACCTGCAGGAACAGGTCGTGCGCCGCGAGAAGCTCGCCGCGCTCGGCGAGCTCGTGAGCGGCGTGGTGCACGAGATGAACGTGCCCCTGCAGACCATCCTGAGCAACGTGCAGTTGCTCGAGCAGGAGCCCGCGCTCCCCGAGGCCACCCGCGAGTGCGCGGCGACCGTGGCGAGCGAGGTCCGCCGCGCCTCGCGCATCGTGAACAAGCTGCTGACCTTCGCCCGGCAGAATCCCGCCGAGCGCCTGGCCACCGACTTGAACGCCGTCATCGAGGACACGGTGGAGCTGCGCCGCTATCCGCTGCGCGTGCAGGACATCGAACTGCAGGTGGAGCTGGACCGCAGCCTGCCCGTCACCTGGGCAGATCCGTTCCAATTGCAGCAGGTGTTCCTCAACATCCTCGGGAACGCCGAGCAGGCGGTGGTGCAGCATCCCGGAGCGCGACGCATCCGCGTCACGACGCGTCGCGCGGGCGACAGCGCAATCGTCAGCGTCGCGGATTCCGGGCCCGGTATTGCGCCGGAGCACTTCCCGCACATCTTCAACCCGTTCTACACGACGAAGCCGCGCGGCAGCGGCACGGGCCTCGGCCTGTCCATCGCCGACGGCATCGTCCGGGACCACGGCGGCACGATCCGCGTGCAGTCGGAGCCCGGGAAGGGCGCGACGTTCGAGGTCGCGCTGCCGATCGTCTCGCCGCCTGCGCCCCCCTCGCCCTAGCAATGGCCAGCATCCTCATCATTGACGACGAAGTGGCGATCGCGACTGCCTTCGCGATGTTTTTCCGCCACGATGGCCAGCACACCGTTGCCGAGGCGTACACCGGCGCGGACGGCATCGCCGCCTTCGAGCGCCTTCGCCCCGACCTCGTCCTGCTCGACGTCCGCCTGCCAGACATGACCGGCTTCGATGTGCTCGCCGCCATCCGCGAGCACAACCCGGTCGTCGTCATGGTCACGGCCTACGGCGACGTGCCGATGGCCGTGGACGCGCTGCACAAGGGCGCCGAGAACTTCCTCACGAAGCCCGTCGACCTGAGCCATCTCAAGGCCGCGGCCGAGCGTGCCCTCGAGAAGGCGCAGTTGCGTCGCCTGAGCCGCTGGCTCAGCGACAAGCGCGGCGCCGAGAAGGGCCTCGTGTTCGGCTCCACGCCGCCGATGCGCGAACTCCAGGCGCAGCTGCAGCTGCTCGCCGCGTCGGATCGCACGACGGCGCTGATCCTCGGCGAGAGCGGGGCCGGCAAGGGTCGCGTGGCCGAGCTGCTGCACGCACAGAGCCCGCGGGCGGGCAAGCCGTTCGTCGAAGTGAACTGCGCCACGCTGCGGGCCGAGTCGCTCGACAGCGAGCTCTTCGGCGTCGAGGCGGGCAGTGAGTACGGCGTCACGCGCGCCGGGGCCTTCGAGATCGCCGACGGCGGCACGATCTTCCTCGACGAGATCGCCGACCTCGAGCCCTCGCTGCAGCCCAAGCTGGTGCGCGTGCTCGAAGGGAAGGGCTTCCGCCGCGTCGGCGGCCGCGAGGAGATCACGCCGAACGTCCGCGTGATCGCCGCATCGTCGGTGGACCTGCAGGCGGCCGTTGCGGCCGGCCGTTTCCGCGAGGATCTCTACTACCGCCTCGCGGTGATGCCGATCCACCTGCCGCCGCTGCGCCAGCGCACGCGCGAGGACCTGCTGGAGCTGATCGCCGCCGTGCAGGACGCGTTGCTGCCGTCGCTGCCCGGTGCACCGACGGCGCTCACCGACGAGGCGCTCGACGCCATCCTGCGCTACAACTGGCCGGGCAACATCCGTGAGCTCCGGAACGTGCTCGAGCGCGCGATGCTCATGGCTCGCGGGCTGCCCGCCGTGGATGTGCTGCACCTGCCGCGCGAAGTCGCCAATGCCGCCGGCGGCGACGTATCGCACCACGAGCCTCGCTCGTTGGCCGAGGTGGAACGCGCGCACATCGACCGCACGCTGCGCGCGCACGCGCACAACCGTGCGCACGCCGCCAAGGAACTCGGCATCTCCCGCGCGACCTTGATCAAGAAGATCCGCGAGTACGAGCTCACCGACCGCCAGAAGTAGGAGGAACCGATGTCCGAGCGCGACGCGATGATCTGTCGGGCCTGCGGCAAGCAGGAGCGGGCGAGCGAGGGCTATCCCTGCGAGTCCTGCGGCACCTTCATCTGCCAGATCTGCGTCCTCAAGGGCGTCACGCTCTGCGCCAGCTGCCAGGCCGCCGAGGACGCGAAGGACGCCGACGAGGACGCGTGAGCGCCGCATCGCTGGAGCGGTTCGGGCTCGCGGTCGGGCACGCCACGGATGCTGACGGCGCCACGGGCTGCACGGTCGTCCGTGGCGTCAGCGCGGCACATCGCGCCGCCTGCGCCGTGCTCGGTCGCGCGACCGGCACCCGGGAGACAGCGCTGCTGGAGCCGGGGCATCTCGTCGAGCGCGTCGATGCCATCCTGCTGACCGGCGGCTCGGCGTACGGCCTCGATGCGGCCGCGGGCGTGATGCGCTGGATGGAAGCGCGCGGACGCGGCTTCAACGTCGGCGCCGGCGTGGTGCCCATCGTGCCCGCCGCCGTCATCTTCGACTTGTTGCCGCTCGGGCGCTTCGACGCCCGCCCCACGGCGCAGATGGCTTACGAGGCCTGCGAGACCGCGCGCAGCACGGGCATCGCCGAGGGCAGCGTGGGCGCCGGCACCGGCGCGACGGTCGGCAAGTTGCGCGGCGCCGCCGGTGCCATGAAAGGCGGACTCGGCATCGCCGTCGCGGAAGGCCATGGCTGCGCCGCCGCGGCCATCGCGGTGGTGAACGCCTTCGGCGACGTGCGCGATGCGGCCGGCAACATCATCGCCGGGGCGCGGCTCGAGGATGGCAGCTTCGTCGACACCGCCCGCGCCGTGGCCGCGGGCACGCCGTCGGGTGGCTTCACCGCCGGCACCAACACGACGATCTGCGTGGTTGCCCTGGACTGCGCACTCTCGCGCGTGGAGCTGCAGGCCGTCGCGCGCAGCGCGGGCACGGGCCTGCTCTCGCGCATCACGCCCGCGGGCACCTTGGCCGATGGCGACGTGGTCTTTGCGCTCGCGCCCATGGACGGGCCCAAGGGATCGGCGGCCCAAGCCGAGCAGCTCGCGCGTCAGGCCTTGGAGCAGGCCATCGAACGCGCCGTGCGCCTCGCGGTCGGGCGCGACGGCGTACCGGGACTCGCCGCTAGCTGACCATCCCGGCGGGCGGCATCACCGGCGCGCCCGCGCGCACGTGCAGCAGCAGCTCCGCGCAGACATCGCCGTCGAGCACGATGCGCATCACGTGGGTGCCCGAGTGCTGGATGGGCAGGTCGATGGCCGCAATCACCGGCACGTCGAGTTCCGTGGCACCCGGCGGCGGGGCACCGACATCCAGTTGGCCGGACGACGACCACATTTCGTCGCCTTCCGGGCCGAGCCAGGTGAAGCCCAGCGTGTGCCGCCCGATGTCGTCGGGCAGCGCCTTCAGGCGGACGACCATCGTCGCGCGCGGGTGCACGGCCGGCAGCGCCGCGACCTGCAGCGCGTCAAAGACGCCCAGGATGTTGAGCTTGCCTTCCTGGGAGATGTTGGCGGAGTCCGCAAAAAGCGCGAAAGAGACGTGCATTAGGGGAAGCTAGCGGGGCACGAGAGGGTCCGCATCCGGGTTCATAGGGAAATCCCGCTAGATTCCCCAGTCTATGACCGCTCTCGCCCGCGCCAGCCGCAGTACCGAACTCAGCCTCGTCGGCATGGCGGTCATCTGGGGCGTCAACTTCTCGGTGATGAAGTACGGCACCGAGGCCATGGTGCCGACCGTCTACAACGCGCTACGCATGGGCATCGCCTGCGTGATCCTGCTCGCGATCGCATATGCGCAGAAGGGCCTGCGGCCCAGCGCCGCGGATCGCAAGCGGCTCCTCGGGCTCGGAGTCCTCGGCCACTTCATCTACCAGATGCTCTTCGTGAGCGGGCTCGCGCTCACGCGTGCCGGAACGGCGGCACTGGTCGTCGCCGCGAGCCCCGCGGCCGTGGCGATCGTCGCGCGCGCCGGCGGCCACGAGCGGCTGCCCATGCGCGCCGTGTGGGGCATCATCCTGTCCATCTCGGGCGTGATGCTCGTCGTCGGCGGCAGCGTGCAGGCGGACGGCACGGCGCACCTGGTCGGTGACTTGCTCATCCTCGCGGCCGTGGTGATCTGGGCGTTCTACACGACGGGGCTGGTGCCCCTCGCGCAGCGCGTCGAGCCCGCGCAGGTTGCCGCGTGGACACTGGTCGGCGGCGTCGTGCCGCTCTACTTCGTTGCGGCGCCGTCCATCCTCAAGACCGACTGGAGCGCCGTCACGCCGCTCACCTGGGGCGCGGTGGCGTATTCCGGCGTCCTCGCGATGGTCGTCGCGTACTTGGTGTGGTATCACGGCGTACGCGCCATCGGTCCCACGCGCACCGCGATGTTCGCCAACCTGCAGCCGCTCGTCGCCGTCATCGTCGCGTGGATCCTGCTCGGCGAAGTGCCGACGCTCTTCCAAGGCTTCGGCGCCGTCGCCGTGCTCGGCGGCCTCTACCTGGCACGGCGATGAAGATCGTCCTTTTCGATATCGACGGCACGCTGCTGCTGTCCGATGGCGCCGGCCGCCGCGCGATGGAGCGCGCCCTGGTCGAGACCTTCGGTGTCATGGGCCCGAAGTCCTACCGTTACGGCGGCAAGACGGATCGGCTCATCGTCCGTGAGAAGATGCGCATCGAGGGCTTCGCCGACGATGCCATCGACGCGGCGGTCGACGCGACCGTGCAGGCATATCTCCGCAACCTGCGCGCGGAGATCGATCGCGATCCGCAGGCGCTGCGCTCCCTGCCCGGCGTGTTCGAGCTGCTCTCCGCCGTCGAGGCGCACGAGGGCATGCTGCTGGGCCTGCTCACGGGGAACGTGATTGAAGGCGCGGACCTCAAGCTCCGTGCCGTGCACATCGAACCCGAGCGCTTCCGCGTCGGCGCCTTCGGCTCGGATCACGAGGAGCGTCCCATGCTGCCGCCGATTGCCCGCGAGCGCGCCAGCCGGCTGCTCGGCCGCGTCGTCGCCGGCGACCAACTCGTCATCATCGGCGATACCGAGCACGACATGACCTGCGGACTCGGCGTCGGCGCCCGCGCGATCGGCGTCGCTACCGGCGGCGTCGCGCGCACGACGCTCGAGTCGCACGCACCGGTGGCCGTCTTCGACGACTTCACCGACACGCCGCGCGTCTTGGAGGCGATCCTCGATGCGTGAGGTCGAACTCAAGGGTTTCGCGACCTCCGATGCCGAAGCGCAGGCCGCGCGGGCGCGTGTCGAGCGTGCCGGCGCCAGCTTGGCCTACGAAGGACGCCTTGAAGACCGTCGCTACGACATGCCTGACCGCGCGCTGGCCCTGCGCGACCACGTGCTGCGCCTACGCGTGTATCGCAGCGAGCGCGTCGTCACGTCGCTCGACTTCAAGGGCCCGACCGGCTACGCCGACGGGTTCAAGGTCCGCGAGGAACTCACCGTCGGCGCCGACGATCCCGTCGCGCTCGCCCGCATCCTCGAGGCCATGGGCTACGTCATCACCCGCGAGATCGACCGGGAGATCGTGCAGTTCACGCTCGCTGGCGCCACGATTCGCTTTGAGCGATATCCCCGCATGGATATCCTCATCGAGGTCGAGGGCAGCCCCGAGGCCATCGAGGCCGCGATCGCTGCGCTCGAGCTACCGCGCGAGCGCTTCACGGCCGAGCGCCTGCCGGACTTCGTGCTCAAGTTCGAGTCGCGCACCGGGCAGCGCGCCGCGCTCTGCGACCGCGAGCTCGATGGCGAATACCGGTACTCGCCCAATGACGCCTGAGTATCCGCTGCCCGAGTTCACGCGATCGCTGCGTGCCCTCGCCGTCGCCTCGGCGCCAGGCTCGGATCACGACGTCGTCTTCCAGCCGCTGCTCGAGGCGCGCCGTGCCGCGCACCGCGCCACCGCGCTGGAGCAACAGCTCGCGGCCTTCGACGCCGGCCGGCTCGACCGCGGCTGGCGCGGCGCCATCGCCACGCTCGCCGAACGGCGCTACCGCAAGTCGCTGCCCGATCGCCGTGCGTTGGCGGCGGAGTTGGAACTGCTGGCCCAACCCGTGTGGAAGGCGCTTGAGTCGATGAAGGCTGCGGCCGAGCACACCCGCCTCGCGCGCGCCGACGACAAGCATGCCGCGTGGGAGCGCTGGGTCGCCGAGGTGCAGCTGGTGTTCCGCGCCGCCGATGCGTGGTGGGAGCAGTCGCTGCCCGTGCTCGCCGATCCCCGCGGCCGGAAGGGCGCCTTCTGGCGTCGCGTCCTGAGGCAGGACCAGTGATCGTCGGCATCGGCTTCGATCTCGTGGCCATCGCGCGCGTGGAGCAGATGCTGGCGCGCAAGGAACAGCGCGCGCTCGATCGGCTCTTCACGCTGCACGAACAGGAGTACGCGTTGGCTCGCGCGCGTCCCGCCATGCATCTCGCGGCGCGGCTCGCGGCGAAGGAGGCCGTGTTCAAGGCCCTCACCGGCAGCGACGATGCCAAACTGATCGGCTGGAAAGAAGCCGAGGTGCGCCGCGGGGACGACGGCCCGCCGGTGCTGGCGTTCTTCGGGCGCGCCGAGGCGCGGGCCAAGGAACTCGGCGTGACCCGCGTGCACCTCACGCTGAGTCACACGGACGACATCGCCGGCGCGGTGGTCGTCCTCGAGCGCGACTGACCCTTACGCCGCCTGCGTCGCGGGCCGCCCCGGACCGACGCGCGAGCGCATCGTCATCCACGCGACGCCGCCCACGGCAAAGGCGATCGCGATCACCTGCGCCATCGTGAACGGTCCGAAGAACCGGTCATCCTTGGCGCGGAAGAACTCGACCACGAAGCGCTCGAGGCCGGCCAGCACGCAGTAGGCACCGAAGAGCCAGCCCGCCGCGTGCTTATGGTCGCGCATGCGCCACAGGATGAAGAACATCACGAGGCCCATCGCCGTCTCGTAGAGCTGCGTCGGATGCACGGCGAGCACTTGGTTGCCCGGCAGCCCCTCGAGCCCCTTCGCGCCGAAGGCCACGAGATTGTCCACCGTGCTCGGCGGCGCGCCCTCGGGGAATGCCACCGACAGCGGCCCGTCCCACGGCCGGCCGTAGTCGTCGCCCACGGCCCAACAGCCCGAGCGT is a window from the Pseudogemmatithrix spongiicola genome containing:
- a CDS encoding diacylglycerol/lipid kinase family protein, with the protein product MRAPLLIVNPAARGGRSAEAAALTACRAAGLEPRLRRTTAAGHAAQIAAAEADGDSVLVLGGDGTVMEVVGALVGRGIAVGVLPGGTGNQLARHLGIPLDVSRAVRAVADAEVAAMDLGRLGDGRYFSLTAGFGLDAAMIAGANPAAKRRFGVAAYVWSAALALPGMRSFRVRAVVDGESLDVDVALAMIANVGAVMDGRFGLGPDITPTDGQLDLCLFSAAGVGDGMGLAWRMARRDFRPDRRMTFRRGRHIRLEAAANVPAQADGELLRVPILEASVVPAAARFLAPRPTFAPAQPVPYVPNPHHALDRR
- a CDS encoding PAS domain S-box protein, with translation MQEHHSTGIIPDATLEPRLRALLRELPPAQAAVLEELWRERERLLGLAEQHRLVMQSVTDGVLVTTIGGVIEYANEAAHQLFVNRRVLRDQRLPELVAREEQVQLREYVQRAAEGDAVRAQCTVVRPDGDLRRLNLSISPLREHGHVSALVVSLTDFTDEARARDEVAASNARFRDLAEVATDGIWTVDRRGLFTSVNPATLELAGRSRSEMLGRSAIPMIAPEDQSAVAGHFRAVLGGKRERYECHIIRKDGSRRLVAVANSPIVTRGTVTGILGVVRDLTDERTRSVAFERLEATHTRLVDSAEDAIATIDEDGRFTSVNRALEKVSGKPRSALIGTNFVEILRPSERADLWRLFAATLGGERQRRELRFTRPDGAQRIAAVLATPLVEHGRVTGVLAVARDVTDERNLQEQVVRREKLAALGELVSGVVHEMNVPLQTILSNVQLLEQEPALPEATRECAATVASEVRRASRIVNKLLTFARQNPAERLATDLNAVIEDTVELRRYPLRVQDIELQVELDRSLPVTWADPFQLQQVFLNILGNAEQAVVQHPGARRIRVTTRRAGDSAIVSVADSGPGIAPEHFPHIFNPFYTTKPRGSGTGLGLSIADGIVRDHGGTIRVQSEPGKGATFEVALPIVSPPAPPSP
- a CDS encoding sigma-54-dependent transcriptional regulator → MASILIIDDEVAIATAFAMFFRHDGQHTVAEAYTGADGIAAFERLRPDLVLLDVRLPDMTGFDVLAAIREHNPVVVMVTAYGDVPMAVDALHKGAENFLTKPVDLSHLKAAAERALEKAQLRRLSRWLSDKRGAEKGLVFGSTPPMRELQAQLQLLAASDRTTALILGESGAGKGRVAELLHAQSPRAGKPFVEVNCATLRAESLDSELFGVEAGSEYGVTRAGAFEIADGGTIFLDEIADLEPSLQPKLVRVLEGKGFRRVGGREEITPNVRVIAASSVDLQAAVAAGRFREDLYYRLAVMPIHLPPLRQRTREDLLELIAAVQDALLPSLPGAPTALTDEALDAILRYNWPGNIRELRNVLERAMLMARGLPAVDVLHLPREVANAAGGDVSHHEPRSLAEVERAHIDRTLRAHAHNRAHAAKELGISRATLIKKIREYELTDRQK
- a CDS encoding P1 family peptidase, with the translated sequence MSAASLERFGLAVGHATDADGATGCTVVRGVSAAHRAACAVLGRATGTRETALLEPGHLVERVDAILLTGGSAYGLDAAAGVMRWMEARGRGFNVGAGVVPIVPAAVIFDLLPLGRFDARPTAQMAYEACETARSTGIAEGSVGAGTGATVGKLRGAAGAMKGGLGIAVAEGHGCAAAAIAVVNAFGDVRDAAGNIIAGARLEDGSFVDTARAVAAGTPSGGFTAGTNTTICVVALDCALSRVELQAVARSAGTGLLSRITPAGTLADGDVVFALAPMDGPKGSAAQAEQLARQALEQAIERAVRLAVGRDGVPGLAAS
- a CDS encoding DUF6941 family protein, whose protein sequence is MHVSFALFADSANISQEGKLNILGVFDALQVAALPAVHPRATMVVRLKALPDDIGRHTLGFTWLGPEGDEMWSSSGQLDVGAPPPGATELDVPVIAAIDLPIQHSGTHVMRIVLDGDVCAELLLHVRAGAPVMPPAGMVS
- a CDS encoding DMT family transporter — its product is MTALARASRSTELSLVGMAVIWGVNFSVMKYGTEAMVPTVYNALRMGIACVILLAIAYAQKGLRPSAADRKRLLGLGVLGHFIYQMLFVSGLALTRAGTAALVVAASPAAVAIVARAGGHERLPMRAVWGIILSISGVMLVVGGSVQADGTAHLVGDLLILAAVVIWAFYTTGLVPLAQRVEPAQVAAWTLVGGVVPLYFVAAPSILKTDWSAVTPLTWGAVAYSGVLAMVVAYLVWYHGVRAIGPTRTAMFANLQPLVAVIVAWILLGEVPTLFQGFGAVAVLGGLYLARR
- a CDS encoding HAD family hydrolase; translation: MKIVLFDIDGTLLLSDGAGRRAMERALVETFGVMGPKSYRYGGKTDRLIVREKMRIEGFADDAIDAAVDATVQAYLRNLRAEIDRDPQALRSLPGVFELLSAVEAHEGMLLGLLTGNVIEGADLKLRAVHIEPERFRVGAFGSDHEERPMLPPIARERASRLLGRVVAGDQLVIIGDTEHDMTCGLGVGARAIGVATGGVARTTLESHAPVAVFDDFTDTPRVLEAILDA
- a CDS encoding CYTH domain-containing protein, with translation MREVELKGFATSDAEAQAARARVERAGASLAYEGRLEDRRYDMPDRALALRDHVLRLRVYRSERVVTSLDFKGPTGYADGFKVREELTVGADDPVALARILEAMGYVITREIDREIVQFTLAGATIRFERYPRMDILIEVEGSPEAIEAAIAALELPRERFTAERLPDFVLKFESRTGQRAALCDRELDGEYRYSPNDA
- the acpS gene encoding holo-ACP synthase, whose protein sequence is MIVGIGFDLVAIARVEQMLARKEQRALDRLFTLHEQEYALARARPAMHLAARLAAKEAVFKALTGSDDAKLIGWKEAEVRRGDDGPPVLAFFGRAEARAKELGVTRVHLTLSHTDDIAGAVVVLERD
- a CDS encoding prolipoprotein diacylglyceryl transferase: MYTHLPFAYDLGPLQLTGFGIAMLLAFVIGQMVASENLEARGFDSEIMGDVTVAAVVGGLLGAKLYYAILVGDATAIFSRAGFVFWGGLIGGIVASAGTILYKKQSFAQISDAAAPGLAAAYSVGRSGCWAVGDDYGRPWDGPLSVAFPEGAPPSTVDNLVAFGAKGLEGLPGNQVLAVHPTQLYETAMGLVMFFILWRMRDHKHAAGWLFGAYCVLAGLERFVVEFFRAKDDRFFGPFTMAQVIAIAFAVGGVAWMTMRSRVGPGRPATQAA